Genomic window (Gemmatimonadota bacterium):
AACGGTCGAGACTACCGTCGGAGCAGGTTCTTCAGGTGCGGCTGGAGGATCTGGCGGCGGACCGCGACTCGGTCGTTCGTTCCCTGGAGAAGTTTCTGGGCCTGGAGATTTCCCCCGAGACCATTGCGAACACCGGGTTTTCGGCGGCGAAAGCCCATGTTGGAAGATGGAAGAAGCAGTTCAGCGAAGACCAGCAGAAACTTGTCACCGAGTCCTTCCGAGAAATCCTCACGGCATACGGATACGAGTGACATTCCTCCCGCTGCGGGATCAGGAGAGCGCTCCCGAACCCGCAGCAGTATTCCGGCGCTAACGGACGAGCACCAGCTTTCTGGACTCCGACACTTCTCCCGCGACCAGTCGCGCGAAGTACACACCGGCCGGGGCGGGCACGCCGCGATCATCGGTGCCGTCCCAGACCAGACTCTGCTCACCCGGCGAGAACACGCGGTCGGCAAGAAGCGCAACGCGCTGGCCCTGCACATCGTAGACGGCCAGTCGAGCCCGCTGCTCGCGGGGAAGGCGGAACGCAAGGGTGGTCCGGGGATTGAACGGATTGGGCTGGTTCTGCGAGAGCATGAGGCGACCCTCGGCCTCCGCAGTTTCTACTGCGGTCCCCGTGTAGTACCCGTCGTCGTACCGGAGCACCCGGGAGATCTTCAGGTTGTTGCCCCCGCAGGTGAATCCACGATGCTCGTCGTACATGGAGACACCCAGCAGAGCCGTGGCTTCGTTGATGGGCTCTCGTGCCCAGGACAATCCGCCGTCGGTGGTACCCACGATCGCGGTGCCGGGCTGGCCTCCCGGCCCGTCAGGGCTATAACCCACGGCCCAGCCTTCCGCCGCGCTGACCATTTCAATGTCGGCGAGAATGTGGTCGTTCTCCGACGGGAAACTGATACGCGGCCAGGTGGCCCCGCCGTTGGTGGTCCGGTAGATCTGGGCGGTGAAGTCCCCCGCGCCTACCGCGATCCCGAAGGCGGCGTCGACCATGTCGATGCCGCCCATGTACCCGATGCCGACATTCGACAGTTGCTGAGTCCAGCTGCCGCCGCCGTTGCTCGAGTACCAGATGGACGACTCATACTGACCGGGAAGTGTCTCTCGTTCCGACATCGGATCGGCTGCTGTCTCGCTGAAGAGTCGCCGCACATGAGGCTCGAAGGCCTCGGAGTAGTGATCGGAGCGACCGCCCTTCTCCGGCCACGCGCCTCCGGTCGCCCAGATGTTCTGCGAGCCGGAGAAGTCGGCAAACAAGAGGGCGTGCGTAGCGGGAACGGTGGAGTAATGAGTCCAGCTGGCACCGCCGTTGAATGTGGAGTACAGCCCTTTCGTGTCTCCGAACCCCCAGCTGCCCACAAGATGAGCCTCTTGAGAACTCCGGGCATTGACGGATCGGAAACTGGCCACAAAGGGGTCGGCCGGGTCCACGGGGTTCCAGCTGCTTCCGCCTGTGGAGGTCATGGCACCGCAGCCGTCAGCGGAGAAGGCGAAGACATAAGTCCCCGCAATGAAAGCCGTCGACTTGTCCGCCGCATCCATTCCGACCATGAAGACGCTCAGGTCCATGCCGGAGTACTGCATGGTCCAGGTCTCCCCGCCATCGGTGGAGTGATAGATCTGGTTGGTGTTGGTCATCTCGTTCACTCCGGCCACCCACACATCGTTCGGGCTTGCGCACGCGATGTCCAGAAGCACCAGCCACTGCGGGAAGACATGCACCATTTCCCATTGGCCGGCGAGGGACGGGCACGCTGTCAGAAGAACCGCGAGGGCCAGGACAGTGCATCGAATCGGCATACAGCTCCTCCCAGGGGAATGAGTGAGGGGGGACGCGCATCGTACCAGTTTGTCGGGTTGCGGGGGGAGTGGGTTGTCGTGGCTCGCTTCCGGAGCGTTCTCTCCGGTGAGCGGCGCTCAAGCCCTCTCAGACCGGCGGTCAGACCCGCCTTGCGTTGAATGGGCCTGTCCAGCCGTGATATTCTGGACTGCTCACGATCGTCCGCAGTCACCCGCCGGAGGTTCTCATGAAGGGAGTTTGCGCCGCCTCTCTTGCCCTTGCGTTTTCGTTTCCCGCGCTTGCGCAAACTGTAGTCAGCGGCAACCAGTCCGGGGTATGGAACGCCTCGGGTTCTCCCTATCTCGTTGTCGGAGAGGTGGTCGTTCCTGCCGGACTCACACTCACCATAGCCCCGGGAGTGGAAGTGAACTTTCAGGGGCACTATTCCTTCACGGTGAATGGAGACCTGCAAGCGCTGGGTGCCAAAGGCGACAGCATTCTCTTCACGACCGATACTCCCGCGGTGGGGTGGGGCGGGATCCGCGTGGACTCTGACGATGTCGTCGCGCTCTCCTATTGTCGCATCGAACACGGTTTGACCGCGGGTAGCTATCCGGACATTCACGGCGGCGGCCTCGCGCTCCTCTCGTCGAACGCGATTGTGGATCACTGCCTCTTCGCGGATAACGACGCCACCGGAGCCAGCAATGGGATGGGCGGTGCCGTCTACGCCATCTATACCGGCAGTTCCACCGGTGCGCTGACGGAGTTCCTCGAATGTCGATTCGTTCGGAATCACGCCTACGGCGAAGGAGGCGCGATCAAGTTCACGGGCGACATGAACACGGAGATCACCGGCTGCGAGTTCATCGAGAATGACTGCGGCTACGGAGGCGGCGCAATCTCCTGTTACTCGGTCGAGGGCACGAAGATGATCCGCTGCCTCTTCGCGAACAACTACACGATGTATTCCAGCG
Coding sequences:
- a CDS encoding T9SS type A sorting domain-containing protein, giving the protein MPIRCTVLALAVLLTACPSLAGQWEMVHVFPQWLVLLDIACASPNDVWVAGVNEMTNTNQIYHSTDGGETWTMQYSGMDLSVFMVGMDAADKSTAFIAGTYVFAFSADGCGAMTSTGGSSWNPVDPADPFVASFRSVNARSSQEAHLVGSWGFGDTKGLYSTFNGGASWTHYSTVPATHALLFADFSGSQNIWATGGAWPEKGGRSDHYSEAFEPHVRRLFSETAADPMSERETLPGQYESSIWYSSNGGGSWTQQLSNVGIGYMGGIDMVDAAFGIAVGAGDFTAQIYRTTNGGATWPRISFPSENDHILADIEMVSAAEGWAVGYSPDGPGGQPGTAIVGTTDGGLSWAREPINEATALLGVSMYDEHRGFTCGGNNLKISRVLRYDDGYYTGTAVETAEAEGRLMLSQNQPNPFNPRTTLAFRLPREQRARLAVYDVQGQRVALLADRVFSPGEQSLVWDGTDDRGVPAPAGVYFARLVAGEVSESRKLVLVR
- a CDS encoding right-handed parallel beta-helix repeat-containing protein, which gives rise to MKGVCAASLALAFSFPALAQTVVSGNQSGVWNASGSPYLVVGEVVVPAGLTLTIAPGVEVNFQGHYSFTVNGDLQALGAKGDSILFTTDTPAVGWGGIRVDSDDVVALSYCRIEHGLTAGSYPDIHGGGLALLSSNAIVDHCLFADNDATGASNGMGGAVYAIYTGSSTGALTEFLECRFVRNHAYGEGGAIKFTGDMNTEITGCEFIENDCGYGGGAISCYSVEGTKMIRCLFANNYTMYSSGGALNTMGYGNSLSLVHCTLSGNSAVTGDGGAVNLVFADAAFVNCIVKGNPGMYSDNIHLDFLGNAEIHYSDLSLPPGATGSNNINANPRFVDPSGGDFHLSDMSPCIDTPANLTFDPSGPVPKEPHSLTNAGGVSDMGMGGQSAADVVGPMRTRASEAHDAVRRITGWLTDTGSRVREGNHTLEYTGWSRRGATGGRTQPGRRRLPGCAWMAGRLKIAPGAPSGNASMPVR